The genomic DNA ACCCGGCCGAGGAAGAGGATCGTCCCGGTCGGATTGTCGCGGATCAGAAAGAAGAACGGGCGGTCGATGGTGATGCTGGCGGAGCTCATCTGGGCGGCTTTTTCGAACATGACCACGACCGTCGAAGCGGCGGCCTCGGTTCCCGCTTCGTCGACAGCAACGAACGCCTTGTGAAGGATGGCGCAGATGTACAGGTCCAGTTCGCCGTCCATGCCCGAGAAATCCGCGTTCATGGTGAAGGCTTCCGCCATGCCGAGGGATTGGAATGCCTGCGGCAATCCTTCCGCCGTCCAATCGAAGCGGAATTTCGGAAGCATCAGATCGACCCGCCCGGATTTCAGGCTGGCCACCGCCGCATCCAACCATCCGGCATCCAATCGGGATTCCACCTCGCGGAAACGCCCCTCATCCGGAACCAGGAACAGCATCGAGACCTGGCTCCCGGCGTAGGGCAACTCCACGGCGGTGAATCCATCTTCGTGCATGCTCGGCAACCGGGCTTGCCCGTGCATCATCGGCGCTTCGACGGTGGTCCCATCCAAAAGGCGAAATGCGCCCGGCCGGGTGGCATGCGATTCAAAGGGGTACAGCCAGGCGGCCTTGAAATACACGGCGTTGGCCAGCACCAGGCGGGTGAGTACGGTGATGATCTCGGGCGGCGGGGCCGGGATGATTTCCTCGACTTTATCCTTAGTCTCCCGGGACACCCAATCGTTGATCGCCCGCCGGGCGGCTTCGGGAGCCTGTTTGAAATCCGCCAGGCGCATGCCGGCCGCGTAATTGCGCGCGAGCAGGTCCAGGAAATCCTGCCGGAACGGGAAACCGGTCTGCCCCCAAAGCGCGTTGGCGACGTTTAATTGGAACGCCTGATCGGGATCCAAGCCGGCGGCCGCGGCTCGGCCCGCCAGTTCCAGCGCCAATTTATTGAAAGCCGGGTGCAGGCGTTCCTGCGGCAGGGTGAAATGCAGCGCCTGCGCCATCTCCTCCGCCGTCCGGTTTCTTGCCCCGGCGTAGGTCATCGCCAGCGCAATGGAAATGCTGTAAGGGGAATAGAAGAGGTTGCCTTCCCCCGGGGAAATTTCCCGGTACAGGTCGAAGGCGAAACCGGAATTGCCGCGGACCAATTCGGCGAAGTCGGCGTCCGGCACCTGCGGCGCGGTCTCCCGCGGCAAGCCGGATTGCGCCGCCGCGGCTTGGCCGGAAGAAGGGGAACAAGCAGATGGAAATGCCATGGCAAAAACCAGTATACCGGGAATCCAAAGAGAACGGATCATAGCGGATACTCTAACCTCCGGAACAAGGGTGGAAAAACCGCGCGTGGCCGTTTTCATATATGATAAAGACGATGCAAAACGCCTTAAGTTCCCTCAGCCCTCATCCCCAGCCCTAATCCCAACTGACGTTGGGAGAAGGGAGGTTTCCCCTTTACCGGCCTGCATCCCCAACCTTTCCTCCAACCCTCATGCCCAGCTCTTCTCTCAGCCCTCATCCCAGCCTCCTCCTAATCCTCATATTCAGTCCATCTCCCACCTCTCATCCCTTGCCCTTATCCCAACCCTTCTCCCAACCCTCATCCCCAACCCTTCTCCCGACTGACGTTGGGAGAAGGGGGTCCTGATATTTTTTCGGCGGTTGGGCGGGAGGAAAAATATTCATCCCCCAATTATTAAATCCGGGATTATCCAAGAAGAGCTCTTATCTCTCTCCGGATCGTCATCCCAAGCGAAACCCGGGACAGGTACCCGCGCCTACCCTGCGAAGCCGGGGCCAATATTTCCCTTCCCAGTTGTTGGGGACCGGAACGATTATGAAGCGGGGTGTTCGTGACGGGTTTCCTGTCGTGGAAACCCTGGATTCCCGCCAAAACCGCGCGGGAATGACGAACCAACAACTGCGTGGAAATATCCCCAGACGCCGTCTTCCGACTTTTTCCTGCTTTCGCGGGAGGATCACCATTGCGCGGCTTGCCGCGCGGTAGTCCATAGACAGCCCCGGACGGGAGGGAGGTTATACCTCTTTCCGATAAAACCGGTAACGCTTATAGACCTTGGCGCCCATGTGGTGGGCGATGTTCCAGGTGTCGGGGTTGTCCTCGCCGGTCAGCGAAAGATCCGCCCATATATAACCCTTGGCGGCGGCGCGCCGGGCCATCTCGTCGAACAGCAGCACCGCCACGCCGGTATCCCAATACTCCGGCGGAACGGCCACGCTCTTGATGGCGATGCCTTTTGGCCGTTTGTTGCGGTACCACAGCACCCGCAGGTAATCCCACGGATAGCGCAAACCGTTAAGGTGGATCAGGATTTCGTTGTAGTTGGGGATGGCCGGGAACCAGCCGACGGTTCGGCCGTCGATTTCCGCGAACAGGACCAGATCGGGATCGGCCAGGTCCCTGAGCGGCATGACCATTGCCTCGATCGCCGCGCGCGAATAGGGGACGAAGCCGTCCAAATGCGCAAGGCCCCGGTTCTGCAGGTCCCAGATGCGGTCGATTTCGCCGTCCACATCCTTCAGGTTCACTCCGCGGATGGCGATGTTCTTGCGCCGGCGGACCCGTTCAGCCAGGTGCATCAGGCGCCGGATCTTCGGAGCGGAAAGATCGATGTCGGCGCAATAGGCGAGATTGTCGGCGTGGCGCTTG from Anaerolineales bacterium includes the following:
- a CDS encoding GNAT family N-acetyltransferase; the protein is MIDVRPVRTARERRLFLTFPWRIYAKDPLWVPPLLPERQKAIDPRRGPFFQDGYADFFLAWKDGKTAGTICCAEDTADTRARGRADCLFGFFECIEDYSVAEALFLRAEAWARDHGMKAIYGTYNLDREDSRGILVEGYDRPPAMLCGHNPPYYAKFCERFGMTKRHADNLAYCADIDLSAPKIRRLMHLAERVRRRKNIAIRGVNLKDVDGEIDRIWDLQNRGLAHLDGFVPYSRAAIEAMVMPLRDLADPDLVLFAEIDGRTVGWFPAIPNYNEILIHLNGLRYPWDYLRVLWYRNKRPKGIAIKSVAVPPEYWDTGVAVLLFDEMARRAAAKGYIWADLSLTGEDNPDTWNIAHHMGAKVYKRYRFYRKEV
- a CDS encoding serpin family protein produces the protein MAFPSACSPSSGQAAAAQSGLPRETAPQVPDADFAELVRGNSGFAFDLYREISPGEGNLFYSPYSISIALAMTYAGARNRTAEEMAQALHFTLPQERLHPAFNKLALELAGRAAAAGLDPDQAFQLNVANALWGQTGFPFRQDFLDLLARNYAAGMRLADFKQAPEAARRAINDWVSRETKDKVEEIIPAPPPEIITVLTRLVLANAVYFKAAWLYPFESHATRPGAFRLLDGTTVEAPMMHGQARLPSMHEDGFTAVELPYAGSQVSMLFLVPDEGRFREVESRLDAGWLDAAVASLKSGRVDLMLPKFRFDWTAEGLPQAFQSLGMAEAFTMNADFSGMDGELDLYICAILHKAFVAVDEAGTEAAASTVVVMFEKAAQMSSASITIDRPFFFLIRDNPTGTILFLGRVMNPAA